DNA from Comamonas serinivorans:
TTCTCCGGCGGCCCGAGCTTCAACTACCACAACGACCCCGAGAAGACCCGCGCGGCCTACAACGACCAGGGCTGGGCCACCTACGGCGACATCGGCCACGTGGATGCGGAGGGGTATCTGTACTTGACCGACCGCCTGGCCAACACCATCGTCTCGGGCGGCGTGAACATCTACCCGCAAGAGACCGAGGACGTGCTGCAGGCGCACCCAGTCGTGCTCGACGTGGCCGTGATCGGCGTGCCCGATGCCGAGTTCGGCGAGGCCGTGAAGGCCGTGGTGCAGCTGCAGGCGCCGCACCAGCCGTCGCCCGAACTGGCCGATGAGCTGATCGCCTGGTGCCGCGCGCGCATCTCGCCGTTGAAGTGCCCGCGCAGCGTGGATTTCGTGGAGGCGTTGCCGCGCGCCGAATCGGGCAAGCTGCTCAAGCGCCTGGTGAAGGCCCAGTACTGGGAGGGCGGCGTGGGCATCGCGCACTGAATCGCAATGACCATGCAGTATTCGCCTGAACTGATGATGAATTGAACGGACATCCACCCATACCCATGACTTCTGTATCCGATACGCCACGCCCCATGTTCAGCGCCGAGCACGAGCTGTATCGCGCGAGCGTGGCGCGCTTCATCGAAGGCCGCATCACGCCCCACCACGCCGAATGGGAGCGCGAAGGCCGGGTGCCGCGCCAGCTCTGGCGCGACGCGGGCGCGGCCGGGCTGCTGTGCCCCAGCATCGCCGACGCCTACGGCGGCGGCGGGGGTGACTACCTCTACAGTGCCATCGTGGTGGAAGAGATCGCGCGCGCCCTGGCCACGGGCGTGACGGGTTTCACCACGCACTCCGAGAACGTGGCTCCGTACCTGCTCGAATTCGGCTCCGAGGCGCAAAAGCGCGAATTCCTGCCCCAGATGGCCAGCGGCGAATGCGTGGGCGCGCTGGCCATGACCGAGCCCGGTGCGGGCAGCGACCTGAAAGCCATCCGCACCACGGCCAAGGCCGTCGAGGGCGGCTTCGAGATCACGGGCCAGAAAACCTTCATCACCAACGGCGCGCATGCCGACCGCGTGATCGTCTTCGCCAAGACCAACCCCGAGGCGGGTGCGCGCGGCATCAGCCTGTTCTGGGTCGACACGACCACGCCCGGCTTCGCCGTGGGTCGCGTGCTCGACAAGATCGGCCAGCTTGCGCAGGACACGGCCGAGCTGTTCTTCGACCAGGTGTTCGTGCCGCACGACGCGCTGATCGGCGAGCTGAACGCGGGCTTTGGCTACGCCATGAGCGGGCTGATCCGCGAGCGCCTGCTGATCGCGCTGCGCTGCACGGTGGCACTCGAGGTGGCACTGGACTGGACCGTCGATTACGTGAAGCAGCGCCAGGCCTTCGGCCACGCGCTGATCGACAACCAGTACATCCGCTTTCGCCTGGCCGACATCAAGACGCACGCAGCCGCCACGCGCGCCTTCGTCGACAGCTGCCTGGCGCAGTACCTGCAGGGCACGCTCACGGCCGACGGCGCGGCCATGGCCAAGCTGTGGGCCAGCGAGGCCACGCGCGCCATCGACGACCTGATGCAGTTCTTCGGCGGCAACGGCTACATGCGCGAATACCCCATCGCCCGCGCCTATGCCGACGTGCGCCCGAACCGCATCTATGGCGGCTCGTCGGAAATCATGCGCGAGGTGATCGCGCGGAGTTTGTGACGATTGGAAGGGTATGTGCCACCCATCGATCGTGTGAAAACGAGGTCAGCACCATACCCATGACATGTTTTGAAGAAGAGATGTGCACATGAATCCATCGCTGTCCCGCTCCGTGGCCATCGTCGGCGTGGCCGAGTCCGACCTGGGCAAGGTGCCCGGCAAGTCGGCGCTCGAGCTGCAGGGCCAGGCGGCCCTGTTGGCCCTGGCCGACGCGGGGTTGAAGCTGGCCGACGTGGACGGCGTGTTCGCCCACACGGACGACCGCTTTTCCAGCCTGCAGGTGTCCGAGTTCCTGGGCTTGCGACCGCGCTTCGTCGATTCCACCAACGTGGGCGGCATGTCCAACCTGCTGCACGTGCAGCGCGCCATGGCGGCCATTGCGGCCGGCATGTGCGAGGTGGCGCTCATCACCTACGGCAGCACGCAGCTGTCGGACGGCTCGCGCAAGGGCGGCGCCGTGGCGGCCGACCTGCCGCACACGCCGCGCGGCCAGTTCATCCTGCCCTATGGCCACCTGAGCCCCATCGGCTACTACGCCATGGTGGCGCAGCTGCACATGCACCGCTACGGCACCACGCCGCACGACCTGGCCGAGGTGGCCGTGGCCGCGCGGCGCTGGGCGCAGCTCAACCCCAAGGCCTACCGGCGCGAGCCGACCAGCCTCGACGAGGTGATGGCCTCGCCGCTGGTGGCCGAGCCGCTGCGTCAGCGCGACTGCTGCCTGGTGACGGATGGCGGCGGCGCCATGGTCGTGGTCTCGGCCGAGCGCGCCAGGGACCTGCGGCAACCGCCCGTCTACGTGCTGGGCGCGGCCGAAACGCACGCGCACCACTACACGCCGTTCAACACCGGCGACTGGCTGGACACCGGCGTCGCCCCCACGGCCGAGGCGGCCTTCGCCATGGCCGGCGTCACGCGCGAGGACATCGACGTGGTGCAGATCTACGACCACTTCACCATCGGCGTCATCCAGTCGTTGGAGGAGTTGGGTTTCTGCAAGCGCGGCGAGGGCGGGGCCTTCGTGGCCGATGGCGCGCTGGCGCCGGGCGGGCGGCTGCCCGTCAACACATCGGGCGGCGGGCTGTCGTATGGCCACCCGGGCATGTTCGGCATGTTCGTGGCCATCGAGGCCGTGCGCCAACTGCGCGGCGAATGCGGCGAGCGCCAGGTGCCGGACGCCAGGCTGGCGCTGTGTCACGCGCCGGGCCTGGTCTTTTCGTGCAACACCACCCTGATCCTGGGCGTCTGACATGCGCACCCTCACCTTGCCCCGCGCCGCGCAGTCCGCTGCCCACCAGGGCGCGTCAACGTCCTTCGGAGGCCGTCATGCCTGAACCCCAACGCCCCTTGCCCCAACCCACCGACCTGACGCGGCCGTACTGGGAGGCCGCCGCCATGGGCGAGCTGCACCTCCAGCGCTGCGGCGCCTGCGGGCGCTGGCAGTTCTACCCGCGCCCGTTCTGCCTGGCGTGCGAATCGGGCGAGCTGCACTGGCAGCGCGCGAGCGGCCTGGGCAAGGTCTACACCTACACCGTCAACCACCGCGCGCCCAACCCCTTCATGAAAGCGCGCCTGCCTTACGTGGTGGCCATCGTCGAGCTGGACGAGGGCCCGCGCCTGATGGCCAACGTGCTGGGCGCGACCTCGGCCGACATGGCCATTGGCCGGCGCGTGCAGATCACGTTCGAGCCCGTGGCCGACGGCCTGGCGCTGCCGCAGTGTTCCCTGTTGGCCGACGGTGCCGCTGCATGAGCGGGGGGTGGTGCAGGCGCGAGCCTGCCCGTTCTCGCCCTGCGCGGCCACCGCCGGCCACGCCCGCCGCCGGACTGCAGCACGGGCCCGGCATGCCGTGAATGCGCATCCTCGACACCAGGAGACCGCGATGCCTGCAATTCAAAAGACCATCAGTGCAGTATCCAACAACCGCCGATCATTGTTGATCGGCACTGGCGCCATACTGGCATCCCCATGGGCCATGGCGCAAGCCGGTGGCGACGTGGGGCGGCTGTACGTGGGCTTTCCCGCGGGCGGTGCCACCGACACGGCGGCGCGGCTGATCGCGCCGGCGCTGTCGGCCGAGCTGGGCCGCACGCTGGTGGTCGAGAACGTCTCGGGCGCATCCGGCGCCCTGGCCATCAAGCCGGTTGAGCGCAGCACGCCGGACCACCCCGCCTTTTTGCTCTACCCCACCATGACCATGCTGGGCCAGGTGCTGAACGGGCAATCGCCCGAGCTGGACAAGGTCACGCCCATCTCGCTGGTCTACGAGCAGTTCACCGTGGTGGTCGTGAACCCCCAGGTGCCGGGCATGGAGAACGTGCACACGCTGAAAGACCTGCTGGCCGTGGCGCGGGCCAAGCCGGGGCTCAACTACGCCATCCTCGGCGTGGGCAGCACCGGCCACCTGACCATGGAGTGGATCGCCAGCATCGCCGGCGTGAAGATGCAGTACGTGCCCTACAAAGGTGGCGCGCCGGCCACGGCGGACCTGCTGGGCGGCCACGTCGGCATGCTGGTGGTCGACTCGACCGTGGTCGCGCCTCACGTCAAGGCCGGCAAGCTGCGCGCCATTGCCGTCAACTACCCCACGCGCATGCCGGGCTTCCCCGACATCCCCACCGTGCACGAGCAAGGCTTCAAGGAGGTCTCGGGCGTGCCCTGGGTGGTGCTGGTGGGCCCGGCCGGCATGAGCGAGGTCGACACGCGCAAGGTGTCGCAGGCCCTGGCGCGCGTGCTGGCCAAACCCGAGGTGGCGCAGGCCATGCGCGCCCAGAACGTCGAGCCGCGGAGCAGCAGCCCGGCCGATGCCGCCAAGCTCATGCGCGACGACCTCGCGAGCTGGAAGAAGATCATCCAGGACAAGGGCATCAAGGTGTCGTGAACGGGTGGGGCATCCGCCAACGACGCGCCCACGTGACGGGTGTTGGCCGGTGCGCAGAACACCCTCCACGCCAGCTGGGTTCGGTCGGCGCGGCTTGGGCACGAGGCTTGCCTGTGACCACTGCGCCGGTCCAGCTTCATCCGGTTGGGTGAGGCCTCAGGCACGCACGCATCGGGGTGACGCGGTCTTCGCAGTGGGCCGCCCGAGACATGGTCCGACCGTCATGCATCGACCACGTCATACTGAAAGCAGTATGGTCCTATTGCCGTTGAATTGAAAAACAAAGTAGGCACATACTGCATGATTTTGAGTGACTCGAATCATCGATGGACCTGCCTTGGCGGCGAGCCGCTCACCCGCCCCCAGCTGACGTGTCTTCAGCGCCCATCGGCGGGGGCGCTGCCGCTCACGCGGACCGGCGACGGCGCAGGAAACCGGCGCCCAGCAGCACGCCCAGCATGCCCAGGCTCCAGGTGCCCAGGGTGGGCACAGGGGTGGCGCTGCGGATGACAGGGGCAGCGGGGATCGTCACCGCCACCTGGGCGGTGTCGCAAATCGGGGTGCCGTCGAAATTGGCCTGGGTCAGGCAGACCTGGTAGCTGAAGGTGTCCGTGCCCGAGAAGCCCGCGGCGGGCGTGTAGGTGCAGCCGGCAGCCGTGCAACTCACGCTGCCCTGGGCCGGCGGGGTGGTCATCACCAAGCTGTCGGGGTTCACCGCCGCGCCGGTCACTTGCAACTCGCCCGGCGTGGGACTGGCCGGTGCCGCGGGCAAGGGCAGGGTGATCGGCGTGTTGAGCGGGGTGCTGACGCTTTGGTCGGCCGCCGCGATCCCGCAATCCGCATAGCTGGCTGGATCGGAGGGGTCAGACAGCGCGCTGGCCGGCATGGCGATGGGCGCGGCCGTGGCTTGCGCCGCGGCATCGGCACCATGACGCCATCCCAGACGCAGGCGAGAGCCGCCCCAGCCGTTGTTGAGGGTGGCGCGGAGCAGCACGCAGGTTCCGGCCTTGACCATGAAAGGTGCGCCCGCGGCCGAGTTTGGGTTGATGCTGGGCGGGAACCAGTCCACCAAGGCGGTGAAACGGTGGTGTTGGGTGTAGAGGCCGGCTGCGCGGTAATCCGCGGGCGCGGTGGCGGCGTTGGCAACGGCGAGTTGCAGCCGGTCGTCGAACCCGACCCAGAACTGGTAGACCCCATCGGCCGGGAATTTCACCAAGGTGTAGGCCACCAGGCCCTTGATCTGGCGTGTGCAGGCGTCGGGCGACGTGGCCATGTCCTGGCACACCAGGGGCGGCACATCGTTCTCCATGAGCGGGAAGTTCGTGCGCGTGGTGTGGTTGGCGAGATCCAGGTTGGCCGGGTTGGCGGCAAACGCCAGCAGGTTGGTCAAACCGTCGTCCTGCGCTGTGGCGCCAACACCCAGGTTGGCGTAGTTGGGGGTGATGGGCGACGCCCCGACAGGCAACGCGACCGAGCCGCGGTAACGGTCGATCTGCACAGGCTGGGCCAGGGCACCGGCTGTGGCCATCAGGCTGGCAAAGCCCAACAATCCGGCCATTGAACCCGTTGGCCACGAGGCTCTGAAAAAACGCATGGATGTCATAGCACGCTCCTCCGGTCGAATCCGCGCTTATAGCAGGGCGTGATGGCAGCGCTGGGCGTGGGCAGTGACAAAGTGGACGGATGGCCGAGAACCGTCATTCATGCGGGCGAGGGACGGTGCATGCCCGGCGCCCCGTCGCAGGTGGCGCTGGACGCCTGCGGAGGCGCCCGGTAGCCGGCCTCGAAATCCCCCGTTTCGAGGGGCTCACCCGCAGCCGCCGATGCAGATCGGGTGCTGCGGGTTGGCTCATTCGCCGACTTTGCGCACCCAGGTTGCACCGGGTGACAGCGGCCGGCCGTCGCGTGTGACAGGGCGCATCCGTGCCACCGGTTTGCCCGTGGCTTTTTCGATGAGGCTGGAGTGTTGCTCGTGGGCGTCGAACAGGTGTCGCTCGCCCCACTGGCGCAGCGCCACCATGACGGGAAACAGGCCTTCGCCCTCTGGCGTCAGCACGTATTCCTGGTAGGCCGTGCCATCGGAGGCGTCCTGTGTCGCCAGGATGCCTGCATCGACCAGCTTGCGCAGCCGATCGGAGAGGATGTTGCGGGCCATGCCCAGGTTGCGCTGGAAATCCCCGAAGCGGCGCACGCCGTCGAAGGCATCGCGCACGATGAGCAGCGACCAGCGATCCCCGATCAGGTCGAGGCTGCGCGCAACGGGGCAAGGTTGGTCGATCCAGGGGTCAAGGGTTGGCATGCGGCGTCCTGAGGGAACGAAGGAGTGGTAGTTGCATTTTAAAACTGCATGATCTAGCATTCAATTGGTTTTGCTTTAAAACCAGATTGCATGAATGCGGATCATGAAGCCTTCTCTCGTCATGCCCCCAACGCAGCCCCACAGCGAGGCCTCCCTGCCTCGCAGCCAGCTTGGGTTGCTGGCCGTCGCCAGCGGCTTGAGCGTGGCGAACGTCTACTACGCCCAGCCCTTGCTCGATGCACTGGCGCTGGACTTTGGCATCAGCCAGGCGATGGTCGGCGGCGTCGTCACGGCCACGCAGCTGGGTTGTGCGTTGGCCTTGTTGTTGCTGGTGCCCTTGGGCGACCGGATGGACCGTCGCCGCCTGCTGACGGTGCAGGTGCTGGCGCTGGTGGCCGCGCTGATGTCTGTGGGCCTGGCCCGGTCCGCGCCCATGCTGTTGGTCGGCATGCTCGGGGTCGGCCTGCTGGGCACGGCGATGACTCAGGGCCTCATCGCCTACGCGGCCAGCGCTGCTGCGCCCCATGAACAGGGCCGCGTGGTGGGCGCCGCGCAAGGCGGGGTATTCATCGGCCTGCTGCTGGCGCGGGTGTTTGCCGGTGGCGTCAGCGACCTGGCGGGCTGGCGCGGTGTGTATGTCTGCGCCGCGGTCTTGATGCTGGCCCTGGCGTTGCCGCTTTGGCGGCGTCTGCCGGCCTTGCCCCTGGCATCTCAGACCATGCCTTATCGGCGCCTGATCGCTTCCATGCTGACGCTGTTGCGGCAGGACCGGGTGCTGCAGGTGCGTGGCATGCTGGCCCTGCTGATGTTTGCGGCGTTCAACATCTTCTGGAGCGCGCTGGTGTTGCCGCTGAGTGCGGCGCCCTACCACTTCTCGCACACCGCGATCGGCGCCTTTGGCCTGGTGGGCGTGGTGGGGGCCTTGGCCGCGGCGCGTGCCGGACACTGGGCAGACCGGGGCCACGCGCAACGTACCACGGCAGGCGCCCTGGTGGTGTTGTTGCTGGCCTGGTGGCCGCTGTCGCAGATGGCCTGGTCGCTGTGGGCCCTGGTGATCGGCATCGTGCTGCTCGACCTGGGCGGCCAGGCGCTGCACGTCACCAACCAAAGCCTGATTTTTCGCACCCGGCCGGAGGCGCACAGCCGCCTGGTCGGCCTGTACATGCTGTTCTATGCCGTGGGCAGCGGGTTGGGTGCCATCGGCACCACCCTGATGCACGCCAAGGCCGGCTGGCCAGGCGTCTGCGCGCTGGGCGCGGCCGTCAGCCTCATGGCCCTGCTGTTCTGGTGGGTGACGCGACGGGTCATGCCGACGACGGCACCGCGTGATGCGGTTCAGGGCAGCCTCCAGCCTCAACCTCAGGCGTGAATCGGCTGGCGTGCCGGCAGCGCTTGTCTCAGCCCGAGGCTGTGGTTTCGGCAGCCACAGTTGATCCTCGTGTTCCGGTCGGCCTGGTGGCTGCCAGGCGGGCAGCGACGGCTTACACCAGGCCGAGCTGTTTGAGCTTCATGTCAGGCGAGGTGTAGGGGCGCTCGCAGATGATCTTGGCGCTGTGCGGCTCGAATTCGAACGAGGCAGCCATGCGCACCTTGAAGCTTTTGCCGGTCGGCGGATGGATCTTGTCGCGGACTTTGAGCTCGCCCAGGTGGGTGCCGAGCAGCCAGAACTCGACCAGCACGGTGTGGTTGGTGTCGTCGACCGCGATGGAGATGATTTCGTTGCTCTGATCTGGGAAGGCGCTTCGCGAGGCGTCGAAGTAGCCACGCACTGCGGCTTCACCATCGTAGACGGCACCGTTGCCATGCATTTCGTAGCGGGGGTGGGCGAACGTGGCGATCACGCCATCCCAGTCCAGTTCGCACTCGAGGGCCATGTGGTCGCGCACGGTTTTCAGGCGGGCTTGGTGCAGGTCTTGTGCAGTCATCGTGTTTCCTGTGGGTTGGGGTTAAGCAGGGCAGCTTGCGGCGCTCAGTTCATGGAGGCGCCGCCATTGATGTTGAGGACGCGCTGAGGTCGCTGGTCAGGAAGAGGCCTCCGGCAATGTCGTGCGGTCGGCCAGCGCACTGCAGGGGACAGTCCTTGGTCAGCGCGTCCTTCATGGTCAGGCGCGGCGGTGCTTCACAGCGCGGCGCCGCCGTCCACCACCAACAGGCTTCCCGTGATGTAGCTCGACTCCTCCGAGGCGAGGAACAACGCGGCATTGGCGATGTCTTGGGCAGACCCCTGACGGCCCATGGGGCAGCGGGAGTCGCGAAAGGCGTGGCCTTCTTCGGCTTCGGCGGCCGATGCGTACAGCGCATCGGCGTGGGGCGTGCGGATCATGCCCGGCACGATGGCGTTGCAACGGACCTGATGGGGCGCGTACTGCCGAGCGATGACCCGGGTCATGTGATTGAGTGCAGCCTTGGAGCTGCTGTACGACAGGAACTGCATTGGGCTCCACTTGAGGCTGGCGATGGAGGATACGTTGATGATCGAGCCGCTGCGCCGACTCATCATGTGCGGCATGACGGCCCGGGACGTGGCCATGGCGCCACGCAGGTTCACCGCCATCACAGTGTCCCAATCGTCGTCGTCGACCTCCAGCAGGTCGCCTTTGATCTCGATGCCCACGTTGTTGTGCAGGATGTCGATGACGCCATGTGCCGCGATGGCTGCCGCGACGCCTGTGTCGACTTGCTTGGCGTCACGCACATCCATCTCCACCGCTTCGGCCCGACCGCCCTGGGCCTGGATCCAGGCTACCGCGTCCTGGGCGGCTTTCAGTGAACGGTCGGCGCAGACC
Protein-coding regions in this window:
- a CDS encoding acyl-CoA dehydrogenase family protein → MTSVSDTPRPMFSAEHELYRASVARFIEGRITPHHAEWEREGRVPRQLWRDAGAAGLLCPSIADAYGGGGGDYLYSAIVVEEIARALATGVTGFTTHSENVAPYLLEFGSEAQKREFLPQMASGECVGALAMTEPGAGSDLKAIRTTAKAVEGGFEITGQKTFITNGAHADRVIVFAKTNPEAGARGISLFWVDTTTPGFAVGRVLDKIGQLAQDTAELFFDQVFVPHDALIGELNAGFGYAMSGLIRERLLIALRCTVALEVALDWTVDYVKQRQAFGHALIDNQYIRFRLADIKTHAAATRAFVDSCLAQYLQGTLTADGAAMAKLWASEATRAIDDLMQFFGGNGYMREYPIARAYADVRPNRIYGGSSEIMREVIARSL
- a CDS encoding acetyl-CoA acetyltransferase, coding for MNPSLSRSVAIVGVAESDLGKVPGKSALELQGQAALLALADAGLKLADVDGVFAHTDDRFSSLQVSEFLGLRPRFVDSTNVGGMSNLLHVQRAMAAIAAGMCEVALITYGSTQLSDGSRKGGAVAADLPHTPRGQFILPYGHLSPIGYYAMVAQLHMHRYGTTPHDLAEVAVAARRWAQLNPKAYRREPTSLDEVMASPLVAEPLRQRDCCLVTDGGGAMVVVSAERARDLRQPPVYVLGAAETHAHHYTPFNTGDWLDTGVAPTAEAAFAMAGVTREDIDVVQIYDHFTIGVIQSLEELGFCKRGEGGAFVADGALAPGGRLPVNTSGGGLSYGHPGMFGMFVAIEAVRQLRGECGERQVPDARLALCHAPGLVFSCNTTLILGV
- a CDS encoding Zn-ribbon domain-containing OB-fold protein, which codes for MPEPQRPLPQPTDLTRPYWEAAAMGELHLQRCGACGRWQFYPRPFCLACESGELHWQRASGLGKVYTYTVNHRAPNPFMKARLPYVVAIVELDEGPRLMANVLGATSADMAIGRRVQITFEPVADGLALPQCSLLADGAAA
- a CDS encoding Bug family tripartite tricarboxylate transporter substrate binding protein; this encodes MPAIQKTISAVSNNRRSLLIGTGAILASPWAMAQAGGDVGRLYVGFPAGGATDTAARLIAPALSAELGRTLVVENVSGASGALAIKPVERSTPDHPAFLLYPTMTMLGQVLNGQSPELDKVTPISLVYEQFTVVVVNPQVPGMENVHTLKDLLAVARAKPGLNYAILGVGSTGHLTMEWIASIAGVKMQYVPYKGGAPATADLLGGHVGMLVVDSTVVAPHVKAGKLRAIAVNYPTRMPGFPDIPTVHEQGFKEVSGVPWVVLVGPAGMSEVDTRKVSQALARVLAKPEVAQAMRAQNVEPRSSSPADAAKLMRDDLASWKKIIQDKGIKVS
- a CDS encoding IPTL-CTERM sorting domain-containing protein, yielding MAGLLGFASLMATAGALAQPVQIDRYRGSVALPVGASPITPNYANLGVGATAQDDGLTNLLAFAANPANLDLANHTTRTNFPLMENDVPPLVCQDMATSPDACTRQIKGLVAYTLVKFPADGVYQFWVGFDDRLQLAVANAATAPADYRAAGLYTQHHRFTALVDWFPPSINPNSAAGAPFMVKAGTCVLLRATLNNGWGGSRLRLGWRHGADAAAQATAAPIAMPASALSDPSDPASYADCGIAAADQSVSTPLNTPITLPLPAAPASPTPGELQVTGAAVNPDSLVMTTPPAQGSVSCTAAGCTYTPAAGFSGTDTFSYQVCLTQANFDGTPICDTAQVAVTIPAAPVIRSATPVPTLGTWSLGMLGVLLGAGFLRRRRSA
- a CDS encoding winged helix-turn-helix transcriptional regulator, giving the protein MPTLDPWIDQPCPVARSLDLIGDRWSLLIVRDAFDGVRRFGDFQRNLGMARNILSDRLRKLVDAGILATQDASDGTAYQEYVLTPEGEGLFPVMVALRQWGERHLFDAHEQHSSLIEKATGKPVARMRPVTRDGRPLSPGATWVRKVGE
- a CDS encoding MFS transporter; its protein translation is MKPSLVMPPTQPHSEASLPRSQLGLLAVASGLSVANVYYAQPLLDALALDFGISQAMVGGVVTATQLGCALALLLLVPLGDRMDRRRLLTVQVLALVAALMSVGLARSAPMLLVGMLGVGLLGTAMTQGLIAYAASAAAPHEQGRVVGAAQGGVFIGLLLARVFAGGVSDLAGWRGVYVCAAVLMLALALPLWRRLPALPLASQTMPYRRLIASMLTLLRQDRVLQVRGMLALLMFAAFNIFWSALVLPLSAAPYHFSHTAIGAFGLVGVVGALAAARAGHWADRGHAQRTTAGALVVLLLAWWPLSQMAWSLWALVIGIVLLDLGGQALHVTNQSLIFRTRPEAHSRLVGLYMLFYAVGSGLGAIGTTLMHAKAGWPGVCALGAAVSLMALLFWWVTRRVMPTTAPRDAVQGSLQPQPQA
- a CDS encoding nuclear transport factor 2 family protein; amino-acid sequence: MTAQDLHQARLKTVRDHMALECELDWDGVIATFAHPRYEMHGNGAVYDGEAAVRGYFDASRSAFPDQSNEIISIAVDDTNHTVLVEFWLLGTHLGELKVRDKIHPPTGKSFKVRMAASFEFEPHSAKIICERPYTSPDMKLKQLGLV
- a CDS encoding SDR family NAD(P)-dependent oxidoreductase, with the translated sequence MHFRPQLRKRFFIQSPTTMRLNGKVALVVGAGTHRTAFTTQDHIGNGTACALRFAQEGAFVVCADRSLKAAQDAVAWIQAQGGRAEAVEMDVRDAKQVDTGVAAAIAAHGVIDILHNNVGIEIKGDLLEVDDDDWDTVMAVNLRGAMATSRAVMPHMMSRRSGSIINVSSIASLKWSPMQFLSYSSSKAALNHMTRVIARQYAPHQVRCNAIVPGMIRTPHADALYASAAEAEEGHAFRDSRCPMGRQGSAQDIANAALFLASEESSYITGSLLVVDGGAAL